GCGTATGGACTATAGAAGTAGCAGTTTATCTTGAAGAGATGGACGGCTGGGATACTATTATCGGAAGAGACGGCTCTGCTGCTGGGAATGCGGCCTCAGATTTCTATCTTTCAAACGACGGCGAAGACGATACTTTCCGCATTGATTTTATGACCGTTGGCGGCGAGCGTTGGGTATTAGACAGCGATTTTGTTCCGGTTATAAATCAGTGGTACAGGATTGCAGTTACCAGTGACGGTGAGACTGTGAATATGTACTGCGACAAAATGGACGGTGAGGGATTTGTAAACGTGGGCACGCTTGATATTTCCTCTCAGAGCGTAGCTGATAACGCACTTGCTCAAAGCGGATTCAACTGGACGTTCGGCCGCGGCTGGTACGGTGGCAATTTCGTTGACCATATTGATGGGTACCTTGATGATATCAGGTTCAGCGACGAAGTGCTGGATACAACCGAATTTCTCGGAGCTGATCTCTCTGCATACGAGCCTGATCCTCAGCCTTATCATCCTGAGGATGGAACTGTCGGAAATATCCACGGCGACAAGGCTTCTTTAAGCTTTAATTTCAAAGCCGGCCCTGGTAAGGAAACTGCAGTTAATCCTGATATCCTCGTTCACTACATCTACCACACTAAGGGCGACGGCAGCGGCGATATGATCGAAACTCCATACACCGTTACTCACTCAGATTACAGCGATCCGAACGTTTCATACGGGCCGCTGCTTCTTGAGCAGGGAACAGAGTATGAGTGGTATGTGGAAGAAGGTCTTGATGACGGCAGCGGCAATCCTAAACCCGCCGGAGATCCGAACAATTACTACAGCCCAACGTGGAGCTTCACTACTGTGTCTCACAAGCCGGGTTTCGTAAGCGGTCCTGAAAATACAGTTGCAGATGAGAACGGAAACTGTTCTTTGACTGTAGAAGGAACTCTCACAGCCGAGACATACCAGTGGTTTGACGGCGAGACAGATACCCCGCTCTCTGATGGCGGAATTTATTCCGGCACTACCACCCAGACGCTTACAATCACTGGGGGTACTATCGATGACGAAGGCGAGGTTTACTGCGTCTGCTACAACGGCGACACATCCTCCGATCCGGTTTACGCAAGATGGTATATGCCGCGTCTGATAGGGCACTGGAAGTTCGACGGAAACCTTGAAGATTCTGTGAATGATGTTTATCCGAGCGTTCCTTCCAACGACGGCGTTCTTACTGTGCACGATTCAATTGCAGGACCGGGCGATCCGAACTATGCAAGCACTGAAGGACAGACAGCCATCGACGGTGATGCCGCATGGTTCTTCAACGACGGCGACTTTGTTGAGATTCCAAATCAGGACTACTACAACTTCTACCATGATGGATTCACTTTCAGCTGCTGGTATAAGATGGATGAAACTGCCGGCTGGACACATCCGATAATAAGGCTTGAGACGGGTAATTCATCAGTTTCCGGATTCCTTTTCGGAATCGATACGGGTAACCGCCAAGACTGCAGGTTCATTATAGAAAACGCTCTGGGCTGGCCCGGGCTCAATTCTGATAATGCAGATGATCCTGTAGCCTATAACGATGGTGAGTGGCATATGATGACAGCAGCCTACGATCCAGATGATGGAACAGCAAAACTCTACGCAGACGGTGCTTTCGTAGAAGAAACCGGCGTTGATATGAGCTCGCTGGGCTATCCTGATGCGCCAATAAGAATTGGCGGCTCCAACCTCGATGGCAACCCTGCCATTCAAGGCGGTGTTGATGATGTAAGAATCTACAGCTATGCACTGAGCGATGAAGAAGTTGCTGATCTGTACGTAGATTTCAAACCGGATGAGTATGTGTGCATTGCTCCGGAAGGAAGCGACCTGGACACATACGACCTGAACGGCGATTGCCGCGTTAACATTAGTGATTTTGCTCTTGTAGCTCTCGACTGGCTCAAATGCAGCAGAGTTCCATATTCTGCCTGCGACTGGGAATAGAGAAAACTGAGCTAAAAACTCAAATTCACAATCCAAGCGCTCCGGCATATAGTATGTGCCGGAGTGCATTTTATGTTAATCAAATCTGCCATCCCTTCAAATCATAAAAATGGAATATGAGAGGTTATGATATGCGAATTCGCAATTATTTAATATGTTTATTTTTCTTATGTTCATTATTCTTCTCCAATGCTTCGGCTGAAACTCTCGCACAATGGGATCTTGAAGATGGAGCAGATGGTCTGCCGTTTTCTGATATGCCCTCCGGGGGCAGTGTTGATACTGTAAACGGCTATGTTCTGCTCGGCTACAACACTACATACGGCCCTGCATTTGCAGCAGGAGAGAGCCCTACAGGCCTCTGCGGATACTGCAATGGTGGTCAGGACGGATATACAACCGCTTATTCTCTGAATGAATGGTCTCCCCAAACATGGACAATTGAAATCTCCGCAAAACTTGAGGATATCTCAGACTGGGAAACGCTCATTGGCAGAAACGGCTCTTCCAACGGCGACCCAGAAGCGGATTTCTACTTGCAGAAAAACGGGGTAGGCGGGCAGTTCCGCCTGAATTATGAAACTTCTGCGGGGCAGCGGTGGATATTGGATTCCGATTTTACCGCAGAAACCGATAACTGGTATCATCTTGCAGTTACCAGCGACGGCGAAACGATTACTATGTACTGCGACAAAACCGACGGCAGCGGCTTTCAGACTGCAGGAACTCTCGATATATCCTCCCAAACCCCCGCAGAGAATTCAATCGCTGCCTCAGATTACAGCTGGACGGTAGGGCGCGGCTGGTATGACGGAAATATCACCGATCATATAACAGGCTTTTTTGATAATGTAAGATTCAGCAATACTGTATTGTCTCCAAGCGAATTTATGGCATACACGCCGTTTTCTGTAACAGAAACAGAATCAGGTACCGTCCTTTTCCGAAATGATGAAAATTCCACAGATACCTACAGCATTGCTATGATAGAACCTCCTTCACAGGATGTTGTTGTAACTGCGGTTCCTCCTGAAGGATTAACGCTCGGCAGCGGAGACGGCCAGCCTGTTGATATAACCTTTACTCCCCAAAACTGGGATATACCCCAGCAGATAACCGTGCAGATCTCAGACCCATCGGCAAACTTGGATAATGCCTCAATTCAGCATTCAGCCTCAAGCAGCAGCTCCCAGTACGACGGGCTTACTGCGAGAGCTGTTGATGTACGGGTGGAGGATGATTCCTGCGGCGTTTGGGGCTATCTCGAAGGTGATTACAATATGGACTGCAAGGTGGATATGGAGGATTATGCCGTATGTGCAGACATAAACCTGCTCAGCGTACCTCTTATTGGGCTCAGAGCCCTCGCACACGACTGGCTGCTTGATACATTGAGCTACAATGAGAATATTTACAGCCGTTCGATTCAGGAAGCTCAGCAGCCGTATTATATAAATACTTCAAACGTCCTTCATACTGTTGATGAAAATGTTTACGGTCATTTCCTTGAGCATATCTACCACTCAGTAAACGGCGGGCTCTGGGGCGAAATGATTTGGAACAGAAGCTTTGAACTCACAGAAAACGGAGCAGGAACTTGGAGCAAAGATAATGGCGAGCTTATTCAGTCCAGTCTCGGCACTGATATTCATTTTGAATTCGGCGACCAGAGCTGGACAGACTATGAGCTAACACTCGAGGCACGAAAAGACGAAGGCAATGAAGGCTTCTTGGTGGTCTTCAGAGCCGAAAACAGTGATAATTTATACTGGCTGAATCTGGGCGGCTGGGAAAACTCTCAGCACGCAGTAGAAAAAGAAACAGGCGGGAGCAGATCAACCTTAGTCTCTTCCGCAGGCAGCATAAATACAGATCAGTGGTATGATATCCGAATCCGCTGCGAAGGCAGCAGCTGGCAGGTGTATCTGGATGGAAGTCTGCTGTTTGATTTTACAGATTCCGAGTCGCCTTTTTCTTCAGGTCAGATAGGCGTTGGAAGCTGGGCAACCAAGGTTCGATACAGAAACATTCAGGTTACTGATCTCCCGGGAGAGGAGGTGTTATTCAGCGGACTGCCGGTATTGCCTGCTCAGCCCTTCAGTGCTGAGTCTTGGCAGCTTTATGGCGATATTGATGCCTCAATCTCTTCCGATGCCCTGAACAACAGCCTCAGCGCAGAAATCACTGCTTCAGGCAGCGGGGCAGGGCTCCAGCAGAATAACTTCAAATTCACTCAGCAGCCTTATCACGGTTCGCTCTGGGTAAAAGGTAATATGCCCGACGGGCTCAAGATTGAATTTATGGACGGCGAAACCGTTTTGGGTGAGGCTGCAATTTCTGCGCCTGATTCAAGCTGGGATGATTTCCCTTTCACTATTACGCCCTCTTCTTCTACAGAGAACGGCTCTATGCGAATCATCTCGCAGGGCTCCGGAACAGTGAAAATCGATCAGGTTAGTATGATGGGGCAGGATTCAATTGACACCGGCGGCTACCGCCCGGACCTGCTTGAAGCAGTAGAAGGTCTGAATCCTCCTATAATTCGTTGGCCGGGAGGCTGCTTTGCCTCGCTGTATTTCTGGAAGGATGCGATCGGCCCTCAGCATACCAGAAAAATTTATCCTGCTAATATGTGGGACGATCAGGATATAAATTCCTACGGAACTGATGAATTTATCCGGATGTGCGAGGAGATAGGCTCAGAGCCTCTGCTTGTGATAAATACGGGTGTTTTGGACAGCGCTTGCGGCGCACCGGCGCAGTGGAAGCATTCCAACCCAGATCAGTACCTGCAGGATGCTTTGGACTGGATGGAATACTGCAACGGTTCCACAGACACAACATGGGGAGCTGTGCGTGCACAGAACGGACATCCCGAGCCGTACAACGTAACCTACTGGGAGATTGACAACGAAACTTGGGCAGCCGGGTCAGCGGCATATATCGATAAGGTCCAGGCCTTTGCACCTGCACTCAGGCAGAAGGCGGATGAACTGGGTGTTCCGATTCAGCTTATCGCTGTTGGCGGAGGAAGCTATGATATGGGCTGGAACAGAGACATAATCGACAGCTGCGCTGAATTGATAGATTATATAAGTGTGCACCATTATGAAGGAGCAGAGGGCTTTTCCTCAGGCCCGCAGAATTATGACGATTTTCTAACTGATCTTTCTAACTATATTGCTGGCTCTGCAAACCCTGATATGAAGATTTACAACTCTGAGTGGAATCTCCAGACAATCGATTGGAGAACAGGGCTCTTTGCAGGCGGCATACTTAACGTTTACGAAAAGCACGGCGGCTGCTTTAAGATTGGCGGCCCTGCCCTATTCCTCAGGCACACCTCAGCTTCGGGCTGGAATAATGCCTTCATAAACTTCGACCATACAGGCTGGTTCCCCGCTCCAAATTACGTTGTAATGAAGCTGTGGCGGGATCATTATGCACCTAACTACGTTCAGACAGAAGGCCCTGACAGCGGCCTGAGCATTTCTTCTGTTCTTTCAGAAGATGAGCAGACTCTCTATGTGCATATAGTTAATCCGCAGTCTGATGAGGAAAACGCGGAATTTGAGATCGACGGGGCGTTTGTCCCGGAAGAGGCATATCTGGAATACGTGGCTCCGGGCGATTTGTATGCTGCAAACTCTATGGAAAATCCCGATGCTGTTAAAGTTGAAACGAAGGGCGTTGGGCTAAGCGGGCAGACCGTGAGATTCAATATGCCCGCGTATTCTGCGGCAGTTCTCACTGTGCAAACAAGTAAACCACATAAAACCAAATTTCTCTACAGCTACTTCAAAGGAAACGGCGAGAACGGCCTTCACCTTGCCGGCAGCGAAAATGGGAAAAACTTCACAGCCCTGAACAGCGGTCAGCCTCTGCTTTCTCCAAATGTTGGAAGTAATCTAATGCGAGACCCCAGCATTTGCCAAGGACCAGATGGAACGTTTCATATGGTATGGACAACAGGCTGGTGGGATAACGGCATAGGTATTGCCCACTCAGAAGACCTTATAAACTGGTCTGAACAGACTTTTCTGCCTGTTATGGCTGATGAGCCGAATGCTCAAAACTGCTGGGCGCCGGAAATCTTTTACGACGAGCAGTCCGGAGAATATTTTATCTTCTGGGCTACAACCATAGACGGGGCATTCCCCGAAACCTACAATCCCGATGACGACAACAACCACCGCATTTACTGCGTAACAACGAAAGATTTCAGCTCCTATTCCGATACTCAGCTCTTCTATGAGCCCGGGTTCAACGTGATTGATGCTTTCATCGCTAAGACCTCTGATGAGTATGTGATGGTGGTGAAAGATGAAACAAAAGCCCCAACCGTTCAGAAGAATCTGCGTCTTGCATTTAGCAGTTCGGCAGAAGGGCCGTATTCAGAAGCCTCCGAGCCAATATCTCCCGAAGGGCTCTGGGTTGAAGGTCCTTCGATTGTTAAAGCCGGCGGGCAGTGGATAATCTACTACGATGCCTACACCGAAGGGTATATGGGTGCGATTGCATCAGAAGATCTGGGCAGTTGGAGCGATATAACCGATCAGGTCTCTTTCCCCTCCGGCACTCGCCACGGTACGGTATTCAGGGTAACTGAAGAAATCTTCAGCGGCCTTGAAGAGCTTGCTCCCTGAGAAAAACAATTAGCAAATTAAAACGGTCTCCACAATTATATAACATTTAGTATCCTTAAAATGCCCCGCTGTTTGCGGGGTATTTTTTTGGGCTTGCAGGGTTGTCTTTGTCTAACTTATCCAGCAACGCTCATATATATTGCGCTTTCATCAGTGCCGTCAACGCCGATTATATTATTAACCTGATCATCGAAGATAGCCGCTATCTGGCAGCTCTCAAGCTTGAGGCTTGCAGCAGCAAGGGCAAGATTCTCAGCTATATGCCCTGCATCAAGGTATATATACCTGTAAGCCCTCTGACCGTATTTCCATTTCATTCGCTGAAAAACAGCAGTCCAGATAAATACCGCAGGCGCCTCTGCGCACATCCTCTGGCCGAGAGCGGCTCTTGCTGTTTCAATTGACAGGTCTTCTTCCCTGAGCACTTCCAGGCAGTGTTTCTGTATGTTGTAGTGATATACGCCCGGACTAAGCCTTTCAGCATTGTTGATCACGATGTAAGTTTCGATTGGGTAGAGAGCTCCCGCAGATGGAGCTGTGCGGAATTCGAACCCTTCGGCTCTGCTGGATATGCCGGTTGAAGCCCAGAGCAGATAAGAGAGCTCTTTAATCTTAAGAGGTCTTGGAGGGTAGCTGCGAGCGCTGCGTCTTGTTTTCAGAGCCTCGTGAAGGCTCATTTCAGAAATTCCTTCGGCGGCAGGCAGAGCAGCTGTTTTGCAGTCTGGATAATTTTTGTATGTCTCAGGCTTTGCTGCCCAGTCCAGCCTTTTTCCTAAAGGTTTGTTCCTGTCATACTTGGTCTGCTGCTGAAATCTGTCTCCAATTGAGCCTTGCATTTTTCGTCTCCTGATTTCTTTCTATATAAAGAACTGCGTTAAAAAACGATTTTTTCGTCCTGCCTTCTTAATAAAGAATTAAACCAAGCAGGCTTATTATTTTTCGGAGTTTTCCTGATTCGGTTCGCTGTATTTCAGCTCATCGCAAAACTGTTTGTAATCCACTGTTCGCTGCTCGGAAGTTTCCATATTTTTCAAAACGATCTGTTTGTTCTCGATATATTCACCCCCGAGGATTATGGATTTCTCGGCGCCGGTCTCAGAGGCCTGCTTCATAAGCTTTTTCATCTTGGCCTTTTTGTATGAGAATTCCGCAGAAAGTCCCGCGAGCCTCAGCTTGGCGGCAAGCCCTGCTGCAGTTTCCACGAGTTCATCGTCCATCACAGCGATGAAATAATTTACTGGAGGCTTTGGCATCTCTTCTGAGATGATTCCCTTTTCTCTGAGCAGAATCTCGAGAACGCAGTCTCCCATGCCCATGCCCGTAGCAGGAATTGATGGGCCTCCGAAGTCTTTGAGCAGGCTGTCGAAGCGTCCGCCTCCGCATATTGCCCGAAGCTCACCCTCGCGGTCGTGTATCTCGAAGACCGTGCCGGTATAGTAGGCAAGCCCGCGCACGATTCCAATGTCAAATTCGCAGTATTCGCTGATGCCCATGCTCTTAAGCAGGCTGAATAGCCTGATAAGTTCATCTATAGCTTCTGCTGCTTCGCTGCTGTATTGGAGGTTCTCCTGTAGATCGCTTAGCTGCTTTGTTGCAAATATTTCGAGAAGCTTTTCTCGCTTGTCCTGATCGGGTAATTTCTCCTCGAGCAGCTTCTCGAAGGCATCTTCGGGGATTTTTGCCTTCTTGTCTAATGCTGCGTAGATGCCGGTATGAAGTTCCTGCTCTATTTCACAAGCCTCAAGGAGCTTACCGAGCATTTTTCGAGAAGAGATTTTTACTACGATATCCTTTTCGGTGAGCCCGGTTTGCCGGAGATAATCTACAGAGCATAGAATTACTTCCGCATCGGCAACAATATCCTCCACGCCTATAATATCAATATTCCACTGATAAAACTCCCTGAGCCTGCCTTTCTGAGGCCTCTCAGCTCTGCACACTCGAGGCACGCTGAACCACTTTATCGGCTTTGGCAGGGCGTTGATTCTCTGGTTGACCATTCTGGCAAGGGTGGGTGTTATCTCGGGGCGTATGGCAAGCCCTCGTCCGCCGCGGTCTTCAAAACTGAAGAGCTGTTCGGCTATTTCCTCGCCGCTTTTCTGCTCATACATCTTCAAATGCTCGAAGATTGGGCCGTCATATTCCTCGAAGCCGTTTCTAAGCGAGACTTCTTTCCAGCCTTCTAAGATCCAGTTGTGCAGACGCATCTGCGGCGGGTAAAAATCTCTTGTTCCTTTTACTGCTTGAATCTTCATTATTAAATTTATCCGATTATTACAGGTGTTTATTCGTTAATTATTTTGGGAGGGTTATTTGAATTCATAGTGCTTCTTCAGCTCTTTGGTAATGTTCCATCTGCATTCCAGACCCTCAGGAAATTCTGCATAATCTCCGGCCTCAAGCTTTACGCTCTCTTTGCCGTCCTGGCTGAATATCTCCACCTCGCCCTCTATTATCAGAGCCATTTCGGTTTCAGTGTAGAACCAGTCGAACTCCCTCGCAGGAGACTCCCATACAGGCCAGTTTCTGCATTCAGCCTTCAACTCTTCTGATGGGTTCTTGACCACTTTCACATCTTTTATATCTGCCATTTAAGCCTCTAAATCTCTTTCAAAATCGATATATTCGCCGGTTATAAAGCCTGTTACCATCCGGTAGTCGATAGCGCCGTTGCAGTTGGGTTCGTATTCATAAATTGTTTTCCCGTATCCCGGGGCTTCAGCGAGCTTTATATTGTTTCGAACAGCGGTTGGAATCACCTTGGCATTTTCCCACGGATGTCCGCTGTTTCTGCTTGCCTCAAGAAATTCGGCGATGTCGTTTTTCACCTCTTTTGAAAGGCTGGTTCTAGTATCAAACATACACAGCAGAACCCCCAGAACCTTGAGCTCAGGATTGATTCTGCTGCTTACAATCTCCACCGTTTCAAGCAGTTTGCTCAGCCCCTGCAGTGCTAGAAAATGCGGCTGAAGCGGTATTATCACCTCATCTGAAGCAGCGAGGGCATTCAGTGATAAAAGCCCGAGCGATGGCGGGCAGTCTATGATAACGTAATCAAAATTCAGCTCTGAGGCGGCCAGTTTGCGGCTTAAAATCTGCTCTCTGTTTTCGGCCTCCCATATTTCGCTTTCAGCCCCCACAAGATCGATATTTGCAGGCAGGAGGGTTAGATTTTCACGAATTTCTTCTGCCGCATCCTCCAGCCCGCAGCTTTCGGTTAGCAGTTCGTAAATGCTGAATTCAATTTCATTTGGATCTATCCCGAAATGAAGCGTCAGATGTGCCTGCGGATCCATATCCGCAACCAATGTTCTTTTCCCGCTCTCTGCCAGGCAGGCAGCAACGTTTGCAGATGTTGTGGTTTTGCCCACGCCGCCTTTCTGGTTAAGTATTGATATTGTTCTCATAAGCTGCCTCGTTTTCTTCGGTTTGACCGTAGCGTTTATAAACTGCATCAAGAACCCCGTTTACGAATTTTGAGGAGTGTGAGGTGCCGAATTTTTTTGCCATCTCCACACCTTCATTTATCGCAACTTTTGGCGGTATTTCATCGCAGAAGATTATCTGATAAACGCAGAGCCTTATCACAGCCCTCTCCAAAGGCATAACCCTCTCAACAGACCATTTCTTCAAAACTGTCCCAACCATTTCATCGCAAGTTTTTAGGTTTTCAATCACTCCGTAAACCCATTTTTTCGCTGTTTCAGCTGTGAAGTTATCTCTGGCGTTTTGCGCCGCAAAATCCCGAATCAGCTCATTCCTGTTCCAGCCCGAGCTAGGCACAGTCTTGCCGGGTGTTTCGGATTGAATAAGCAGGCTCTGCTGTTCAAGTTGAAACAGAAGCTGCATTGCAATCTCTCTGGCCTCTGTTTTTCTGTGCAATTTCTTACGCTCTGTCATTGCTTTATATTTGCCTGAGAACGTTGACCATCTCAATAGCCCCTTCAGCAGCCTTTGCGCCGCTGTTGCCTGCTTTTGTGCCTGCACGCTCAATCGCCTGTTCAATGCTGTCAACTGTAACAACGCCGAACATCACGGGGATTTCCGAATCGTAGTAAATCTGCCCTACGCCTCGTGATATCTGCTGGCATACGTAATCGAAATGCGGGGTTTGCCCGCGGATTACAGCGCCAATACAAATCACAGCATCGTATTTGCCGCTCTTTGCAAGCTTTTTTGCAGCAGGGGTGATTTCGATAGACCCGGGCACCCAAACCACCGTGCAGTCTGATTCGTCTGCGCCGTGCCTCTTGAGAGAGTCTATCGCTCCATCAAGCAGTTTGCTGGTAAT
This window of the Sedimentisphaera salicampi genome carries:
- a CDS encoding LamG domain-containing protein yields the protein MRNMKITLLITLAMVIALPVSAATIAHWDFEDGVAGEPFTPEGVASGSGYSADLVAGYPMYGWDSYYGASYSDLTPSGEGLSMNVDANHQDGYAGAEALTTWSPSVWTIEVAVYLEEMDGWDTIIGRDGSAAGNAASDFYLSNDGEDDTFRIDFMTVGGERWVLDSDFVPVINQWYRIAVTSDGETVNMYCDKMDGEGFVNVGTLDISSQSVADNALAQSGFNWTFGRGWYGGNFVDHIDGYLDDIRFSDEVLDTTEFLGADLSAYEPDPQPYHPEDGTVGNIHGDKASLSFNFKAGPGKETAVNPDILVHYIYHTKGDGSGDMIETPYTVTHSDYSDPNVSYGPLLLEQGTEYEWYVEEGLDDGSGNPKPAGDPNNYYSPTWSFTTVSHKPGFVSGPENTVADENGNCSLTVEGTLTAETYQWFDGETDTPLSDGGIYSGTTTQTLTITGGTIDDEGEVYCVCYNGDTSSDPVYARWYMPRLIGHWKFDGNLEDSVNDVYPSVPSNDGVLTVHDSIAGPGDPNYASTEGQTAIDGDAAWFFNDGDFVEIPNQDYYNFYHDGFTFSCWYKMDETAGWTHPIIRLETGNSSVSGFLFGIDTGNRQDCRFIIENALGWPGLNSDNADDPVAYNDGEWHMMTAAYDPDDGTAKLYADGAFVEETGVDMSSLGYPDAPIRIGGSNLDGNPAIQGGVDDVRIYSYALSDEEVADLYVDFKPDEYVCIAPEGSDLDTYDLNGDCRVNISDFALVALDWLKCSRVPYSACDWE
- a CDS encoding LamG-like jellyroll fold domain-containing protein encodes the protein MRIRNYLICLFFLCSLFFSNASAETLAQWDLEDGADGLPFSDMPSGGSVDTVNGYVLLGYNTTYGPAFAAGESPTGLCGYCNGGQDGYTTAYSLNEWSPQTWTIEISAKLEDISDWETLIGRNGSSNGDPEADFYLQKNGVGGQFRLNYETSAGQRWILDSDFTAETDNWYHLAVTSDGETITMYCDKTDGSGFQTAGTLDISSQTPAENSIAASDYSWTVGRGWYDGNITDHITGFFDNVRFSNTVLSPSEFMAYTPFSVTETESGTVLFRNDENSTDTYSIAMIEPPSQDVVVTAVPPEGLTLGSGDGQPVDITFTPQNWDIPQQITVQISDPSANLDNASIQHSASSSSSQYDGLTARAVDVRVEDDSCGVWGYLEGDYNMDCKVDMEDYAVCADINLLSVPLIGLRALAHDWLLDTLSYNENIYSRSIQEAQQPYYINTSNVLHTVDENVYGHFLEHIYHSVNGGLWGEMIWNRSFELTENGAGTWSKDNGELIQSSLGTDIHFEFGDQSWTDYELTLEARKDEGNEGFLVVFRAENSDNLYWLNLGGWENSQHAVEKETGGSRSTLVSSAGSINTDQWYDIRIRCEGSSWQVYLDGSLLFDFTDSESPFSSGQIGVGSWATKVRYRNIQVTDLPGEEVLFSGLPVLPAQPFSAESWQLYGDIDASISSDALNNSLSAEITASGSGAGLQQNNFKFTQQPYHGSLWVKGNMPDGLKIEFMDGETVLGEAAISAPDSSWDDFPFTITPSSSTENGSMRIISQGSGTVKIDQVSMMGQDSIDTGGYRPDLLEAVEGLNPPIIRWPGGCFASLYFWKDAIGPQHTRKIYPANMWDDQDINSYGTDEFIRMCEEIGSEPLLVINTGVLDSACGAPAQWKHSNPDQYLQDALDWMEYCNGSTDTTWGAVRAQNGHPEPYNVTYWEIDNETWAAGSAAYIDKVQAFAPALRQKADELGVPIQLIAVGGGSYDMGWNRDIIDSCAELIDYISVHHYEGAEGFSSGPQNYDDFLTDLSNYIAGSANPDMKIYNSEWNLQTIDWRTGLFAGGILNVYEKHGGCFKIGGPALFLRHTSASGWNNAFINFDHTGWFPAPNYVVMKLWRDHYAPNYVQTEGPDSGLSISSVLSEDEQTLYVHIVNPQSDEENAEFEIDGAFVPEEAYLEYVAPGDLYAANSMENPDAVKVETKGVGLSGQTVRFNMPAYSAAVLTVQTSKPHKTKFLYSYFKGNGENGLHLAGSENGKNFTALNSGQPLLSPNVGSNLMRDPSICQGPDGTFHMVWTTGWWDNGIGIAHSEDLINWSEQTFLPVMADEPNAQNCWAPEIFYDEQSGEYFIFWATTIDGAFPETYNPDDDNNHRIYCVTTKDFSSYSDTQLFYEPGFNVIDAFIAKTSDEYVMVVKDETKAPTVQKNLRLAFSSSAEGPYSEASEPISPEGLWVEGPSIVKAGGQWIIYYDAYTEGYMGAIASEDLGSWSDITDQVSFPSGTRHGTVFRVTEEIFSGLEELAP
- a CDS encoding SagB/ThcOx family dehydrogenase, with product MQGSIGDRFQQQTKYDRNKPLGKRLDWAAKPETYKNYPDCKTAALPAAEGISEMSLHEALKTRRSARSYPPRPLKIKELSYLLWASTGISSRAEGFEFRTAPSAGALYPIETYIVINNAERLSPGVYHYNIQKHCLEVLREEDLSIETARAALGQRMCAEAPAVFIWTAVFQRMKWKYGQRAYRYIYLDAGHIAENLALAAASLKLESCQIAAIFDDQVNNIIGVDGTDESAIYMSVAG
- the hisS gene encoding histidine--tRNA ligase; protein product: MKIQAVKGTRDFYPPQMRLHNWILEGWKEVSLRNGFEEYDGPIFEHLKMYEQKSGEEIAEQLFSFEDRGGRGLAIRPEITPTLARMVNQRINALPKPIKWFSVPRVCRAERPQKGRLREFYQWNIDIIGVEDIVADAEVILCSVDYLRQTGLTEKDIVVKISSRKMLGKLLEACEIEQELHTGIYAALDKKAKIPEDAFEKLLEEKLPDQDKREKLLEIFATKQLSDLQENLQYSSEAAEAIDELIRLFSLLKSMGISEYCEFDIGIVRGLAYYTGTVFEIHDREGELRAICGGGRFDSLLKDFGGPSIPATGMGMGDCVLEILLREKGIISEEMPKPPVNYFIAVMDDELVETAAGLAAKLRLAGLSAEFSYKKAKMKKLMKQASETGAEKSIILGGEYIENKQIVLKNMETSEQRTVDYKQFCDELKYSEPNQENSEK
- a CDS encoding cupin domain-containing protein, producing MADIKDVKVVKNPSEELKAECRNWPVWESPAREFDWFYTETEMALIIEGEVEIFSQDGKESVKLEAGDYAEFPEGLECRWNITKELKKHYEFK
- a CDS encoding ParA family protein, encoding MQFINATVKPKKTRQLMRTISILNQKGGVGKTTTSANVAACLAESGKRTLVADMDPQAHLTLHFGIDPNEIEFSIYELLTESCGLEDAAEEIRENLTLLPANIDLVGAESEIWEAENREQILSRKLAASELNFDYVIIDCPPSLGLLSLNALAASDEVIIPLQPHFLALQGLSKLLETVEIVSSRINPELKVLGVLLCMFDTRTSLSKEVKNDIAEFLEASRNSGHPWENAKVIPTAVRNNIKLAEAPGYGKTIYEYEPNCNGAIDYRMVTGFITGEYIDFERDLEA
- the nusB gene encoding transcription antitermination factor NusB, with translation MRWSTFSGKYKAMTERKKLHRKTEAREIAMQLLFQLEQQSLLIQSETPGKTVPSSGWNRNELIRDFAAQNARDNFTAETAKKWVYGVIENLKTCDEMVGTVLKKWSVERVMPLERAVIRLCVYQIIFCDEIPPKVAINEGVEMAKKFGTSHSSKFVNGVLDAVYKRYGQTEENEAAYENNINT
- the ribE gene encoding 6,7-dimethyl-8-ribityllumazine synthase, encoding MINTIQGDLRADDCKFAIVVSRFNEFITSKLLDGAIDSLKRHGADESDCTVVWVPGSIEITPAAKKLAKSGKYDAVICIGAVIRGQTPHFDYVCQQISRGVGQIYYDSEIPVMFGVVTVDSIEQAIERAGTKAGNSGAKAAEGAIEMVNVLRQI